A portion of the Drosophila sechellia strain sech25 chromosome 2R, ASM438219v1, whole genome shotgun sequence genome contains these proteins:
- the LOC6615259 gene encoding uncharacterized protein LOC6615259 isoform X2, with protein sequence MLLPMIDLCWLKFIRAFGLMMQLAEESRLIMMLISCTMAVAFIVNVCSGRTIFQDLCNAVGSRRLETNLAMQPSPITIPALHRCAQLENNLEYLTLSYLFELSCVKNEHLMEVTDQLKWISQPGSSMELPPFHLGSLLQPFGSDYFSYEGTYDNGDVVLPTTWLISRNISVVNWRQLGEFEALYGRNGNRNCKNGREQQALGNRNVYLNM encoded by the exons ATGTTGTTACCGATGATAGACTTATGCTGGCTGAAGTTCATCAGAGCATTTGGCCTGATGATGCAACTGGCGGAGGAATCGAGGCTCATCATGATGCTAATCAGCTGCACGATGGCCGTGGCCTTTATCGTGAATGTTTGTTCGGGAAGAACCATTTTTCAGGATTTGTGTAATGCAGTGGGCAGCAGGAGACTCGAAACGAACCTGGCCATGCAACCTTCGCCAATTACTATACCG GCACTTCATCGATGCGCCCAGCTGGAGAACAACTTGGAATACCTCACCCTGTCCTACCTATTTGAACTGAGTTGCGTCAAGAACGAGCACCTCATGGAGGTCACCGATCAGCTCAAGTGGATCTCGCAGCCAGGATCATCGATGGAGCTTCCCCCCTTCCACTTGGGGTCACTACTTCAACCATTCGGATCTGATTACTTTTCCTACGAAGGCACCTACGACAACGGAGACGTCGTTCTGCCCACCACCTGGCTGATAAGCCGCAATATATCCGTGGTCAACTGGCGTCAGCTGGGCGAGTTTGAGGCACTGTACGGAAGGAATGGCAACAGGAACTGCAAAAATGGTCGGGAGCAACAGGCCTTGGGCAATCGTAATGTGTACCTTAATATGTAA
- the LOC6615259 gene encoding carbonic anhydrase 1 isoform X1, with the protein MLLPMIDLCWLKFIRAFGLMMQLAEESRLIMMLISCTMAVAFIVNVCSGRTIFQDLCNAVGSRRLETNLAMQPSPITIPVSNIIKRHLKMPLQWTYYDDLPMATVLKNNGSTVIMRIYTAYNFMPQLSGANLLGRYHFVEAIFKWGSLKSEHSIDNYHFSLELQALHRCAQLENNLEYLTLSYLFELSCVKNEHLMEVTDQLKWISQPGSSMELPPFHLGSLLQPFGSDYFSYEGTYDNGDVVLPTTWLISRNISVVNWRQLGEFEALYGRNGNRNCKNGREQQALGNRNVYLNM; encoded by the coding sequence ATGTTGTTACCGATGATAGACTTATGCTGGCTGAAGTTCATCAGAGCATTTGGCCTGATGATGCAACTGGCGGAGGAATCGAGGCTCATCATGATGCTAATCAGCTGCACGATGGCCGTGGCCTTTATCGTGAATGTTTGTTCGGGAAGAACCATTTTTCAGGATTTGTGTAATGCAGTGGGCAGCAGGAGACTCGAAACGAACCTGGCCATGCAACCTTCGCCAATTACTATACCGGTGAGCAATATTATCAAAAGGCACCTAAAGATGCCCTTACAATGGACGTACTACGATGATCTTCCGATGGCGACTGTTCTGAAGAACAACGGGAGCACTGTGATCATGCGGATATACACTGCGTACAATTTTATGCCCCAGCTCAGTGGGGCTAATCTGCTTGGTAGATACCACTTTGTGGAGGCGATCTTCAAGTGGGGCAGCCTCAAATCCGAGCATTCGATTGACAATTATCACTTCTCCCTGGAACTGCAGGCACTTCATCGATGCGCCCAGCTGGAGAACAACTTGGAATACCTCACCCTGTCCTACCTATTTGAACTGAGTTGCGTCAAGAACGAGCACCTCATGGAGGTCACCGATCAGCTCAAGTGGATCTCGCAGCCAGGATCATCGATGGAGCTTCCCCCCTTCCACTTGGGGTCACTACTTCAACCATTCGGATCTGATTACTTTTCCTACGAAGGCACCTACGACAACGGAGACGTCGTTCTGCCCACCACCTGGCTGATAAGCCGCAATATATCCGTGGTCAACTGGCGTCAGCTGGGCGAGTTTGAGGCACTGTACGGAAGGAATGGCAACAGGAACTGCAAAAATGGTCGGGAGCAACAGGCCTTGGGCAATCGTAATGTGTACCTTAATATGTAA
- the LOC6615261 gene encoding immune-induced peptide 4 produces MKFFQAAALLLAMFAALANAEPVPQPGTVLIQTDNTQYIRTG; encoded by the exons ATGAAGTTCTTCCAAGCCGCCGCCCTTCTCTTGGCCATGTTCGCTGCCCTCGCCAACGCCGAGCCCGTTCCCCAAC CTGGAACCGTGCTCATCCAGACCGACAACACCCAGTACATCCGCACTGGTTAG
- the LOC6615262 gene encoding immune-induced peptide 14 encodes MNCLKICGFFFALIAALATAEAGTQVIHAGGHTLIQTDRSQYIRKN; translated from the exons ATGAACTGTCTGAAGATCTGCGGTTTTTTCTTTGCTCTGATTGCGGCTTTGGCGACGGCGGAGGCTG GCACCCAAGTCATTCATGCTGGCGGACACACGTTGATTCAAACTGATCGCTCGCAGTATATTCGCAAGAACTAA